From Motacilla alba alba isolate MOTALB_02 chromosome 4A, Motacilla_alba_V1.0_pri, whole genome shotgun sequence, one genomic window encodes:
- the NSDHL gene encoding sterol-4-alpha-carboxylate 3-dehydrogenase, decarboxylating: MATRLRSAGRSCTVIGGSGFLGQHMVEQLLAKGYSVNVFDLQQSFESEQVTFFLGDLCDKEALLPALQGVSVVFHCASPAPSSDNRELFYKVNFMGTKAVIEACREAGVQKLVLTSSASVVFEGTDIKNGSEDLPYAQKPIDYYTETKILQEKEVLSANDPDNNFLTTAIRPHGIFGPRDPQLVPILIQAARSGKMKFIIGDGKNLVDFTYVENVVHGHILAAEKLHKGSPLCGKAFHITNDEPIPFWTFMSRILTGLDYDPPKYHIPYWLAYYLALLLALLLALLRPLVTIKATFTPMRVALAGTFHYYSCERAKRAMGYSPVVSLDEAIARTVQSYPGLRRARA; this comes from the exons ATGGCCACACGCCTCAGATCG gctggcaggagctgcaccgTCATCGGGGGCTCGGGGTTCCTGGGGCAGCACAtggtggagcagctgctggccaagggCTACAGCGTCAACGTCTTCGACCTCCAGCAGAGCTTTGAGAGTGAGCAGGTGACCTTCTTCCTGGGAGACCTGTGTGACAAGGAG gctctgctgccagccctgcaaggAGTGTCCGTGGTGTTCCACTgtgcctccccagccccttccagtgACAACAGGGAGCTGTTCTACAAGGTGAATTTTATGGGAACCAAGGCAGTCATTGAAGCCTGCAGAGAAGCTGGAGTGCAG AAATTGGTGTTAACCAGCAGTGCCAGTGTAGTTTTTGAGGGCACAGACATAAAAAATGGCTCAGAAGATCTCCCCTATGCACAAAAACCTATTGATTACTACACAGAGACCAAGATCCTGCAGGAGAAG GAGGTGCTCAGTGCAAACGACCCCGACAACAATTTCCTCACCACTGCAATCCGTCCCCATGGAATATTTGGTCCCAGAGACCCTCAGCTGGTTCCCATCCTCATCCAGGCAGCTCGGAGTGGCAAAATGAAATTCATCATTGG GGATGGCAAGAACTTGGTGGATTTCACCTACGTGGAGAACGTGGTGCATGGGCACATCCTGGCTGCAGAAAAGCTGCACAAAGGCTCTCCCCTCTGTGGGAag GCCTTTCACATCACCAACGATGAACCAATTCCCTTCTGGACGTTCATGTCCCGCATCCTGACCGGCCTGGACTACGACCCTCCCAAGTACCACATTCCCTACTGGCTGGCCTATTaccttgccctgctgctggccctgctgctggccctgctcaggcCCCTGGTGACCATCAAGGCCACCTTCACGCCCATGAGGGTGGCCCTGGCTGGGACCTTCCACTACTACAGCTGTGAGAGGGCCAAGAGGGCCATGGGCTACAGCCCCGTGGTCAGCCTGGACGAGGCCATCGCCAGGACTGTGCAGAGCTACCCCGGCCTGCGCCGGGCCCGGGCCTGA